The following nucleotide sequence is from Acyrthosiphon pisum isolate AL4f chromosome A2, pea_aphid_22Mar2018_4r6ur, whole genome shotgun sequence.
ATAACTCGATAACGACGTAAAATacgcttatttaatattaatacacatgtatgtacttttattaatacacattatttatgTTCCTTTAATACTAGACCCTtgaatgtacattgtacatcatTATCGGTTAAATTGGGCTGCAATAGTCGATTATGCGATAACGTACATTACATATTGCATTTGatcagttataagttataacgcgtatGCCGTATACCTATTTAGTCTTCTGTCTAGTAAGGCTAGATCTAGCCATGAAGCAGCTCTAAAACATATAGACGAGATCATTAAATATCTAGAAGAACAAGATGATACAACTCTGTGTGACAACATTCATTGTACATACATGTgtatcttttttaataatacatatgtaataataatttacaatttagtttttataataaaatttaattttgcggATTATCCGCGGAATTCGTTTATCCGTGGATGTCCTGCCACCCTATTCCACGGATAATCAGGAGTAAACTGTACTTAAGTTTCCTAAAAAACTTAgaaaattattacctaaattacaacaataaataggtaggttgaTACGTTtcgttttaaaatgtgttaaattatttgCATAGAGTAATATGAAACCTATACAGATAAACAATTGTCATTGTTCATTCAAGTAACTGTAACAGAACTgtagcaaatattataaatgaattaatacacttcattaacaaaaaaaaataaaacaatgaaaatatgtacaaaCTTAAGTATCctaaaaaactaagaaaattattacctatattacaacaATGAATAGgttgatacattttgttttaaaacgtgataaattgtttgtataaagtAATATGAAACCTATACAGATAAACAATTGACATTATTCAAGAATgctgtttaaatgttttagagCTATACTTTTGTAGCgcttacttattattaaaaagtaataatattaatacaaatataatataacatttattaactaataattatttttatgatacataaaatacaataatttaatttaaaattatgttataagcaGAATTcacataaaaaagttataaagcCATTGTTCTTCTCAGTTCTGAAagagtttttttcttttcaccaatctataaaataaaataatattaaattaatatagactattttaataattaactaatatacAGAGTTTAGACTGTATATTAAGACACTCATTCTTTCAGAAAATagacaaaaattatttacataatattacttgttacaaaacaatattttttatcataagtaTTATGCCATAAGCCATTTTTGATTTCTAaccttttgaattaaaacatacattttgatttacataagcataatattatttggagtatttccatatttattcgttgaagttttaaatacttataactacaGCGCAGATTTTTATGCATTAATTAccattaattaatacttttctttaaaattcACTTATTTTCTGaatgtgtaatttaaaataatggaacgctactattaatacttttctttaaaatatctgtattttGTAGGTAGTTTTAATGTGTTGGAAAAATAGGAATCAATTAAGTGAACTCCACACGGATATTTGTTGTTTTCATCTTAAAGCAAATTTACGCACAGCAGATAAtgtttagctctgttagtttaaaaattagagtgattcGACCACTTACCATAGTTTACGATACTTCAATTTTTCAACAAGTtatgcgtacataatataacgaaaattaaaaatgttcataactcacttgaatattgtataattgtaaaaaaaacacagataatgttcttactaacatgttttataataggtcgattctGTCAGTTATGTGCTAAGcgtaaatttgccatgttacacacttttaaaatggagacaacaaatgtctgcGTGGCGTCCTCTTAGCATCAAAAATTTATCCTAAAAGGAatttacttaggtaggtacctacctaaataatagtTTGTGTTTTGTCAGTAGTTTtaatctataagaaaaaaatgaattcccTGGAAAAACCGTTTACACCAATAAGTatacgtataaattaattttgttattaatcataaccataaatgacaaaatatgcaaaatatgcaccaTAAACGTACAACCGTTAAAATGATTGTGTTATGAAACAAATTCTGTGCCCACTGACTGGCCACTAAAACTtaacattgttaaaaaatatatatttatatataaattaatataaagaaaaGGGAATTGTGGTTATGTACTAGTGTTTTTACGGCATGGGTTTGCTTTCTtctaattcattaataaaaccttcattcttatatttaatcgtaagaagtttataatatttattcgtatattatgatacaatgaaCAGCCTACAAGatgattattttcttatattaaacatacacaGACCTTTATTTGGGCGTTATTAGATGaccattttgattttatattttacaatcatacaAATCCCCGATTAATTACTGTAGATATTTCTTAAGTAGCAGTGGCTAAAAAATATATCCCGAGTTTTCCAAAAAGAGTACACACATTGGTGgtcaaactaataactattttttaaatataagtagacAAGAATATTACTGATGTTTAATTGGAAGCACTAAATTACTAAAGAAGAAAAACCAGGACGTTGAGGACCAAAGCTCTACATATTCAATGAGGAAAGCATGGAAAATCATAAAAGGATAAATATATCCATAGGCGTAGCTAGGGTGCTCTTAACCCCCAATTGTGaatattagccccccccccagaataatttgtatttcatgtagtttatattgttttttttattattattaatcatttttgcagcccccccccctaaatatatttaaagatatcAGACTGTATTGACcatgtttattgaaaatattaaacttatttactCACCAACTACTCCTCATTGTTTCTAGTAAGCCTAGAAGTCCGTCCtggtgaattaaaattatatacagcaGCATTTTCAATATGTTCCTCTCTGTAAAATTGAGATTCTATGTAATCACTTTCATCATAATAAGCAAATTTTCTAGATTTTTAagtaaatgtaaacaaaatcaagtcaaatacaatttttattaactcaccttataatatttgtttccattggtaaaattacattatttccaGTTTCAACATCATTACTTTGAGTagcataactatataaaaataaaaatattattgaaaatgaaaaattaaattatggagATCAAGAAGTATTACTTTGAAGGAAAACCATTTCGATCATAAGGTTGGGGAATAGCGTTACGTAATAAAATTCCACAATATCTTCGCTTataattttcttctaaaaaatgATCACTACATACACATTGCCATTCATGACAGCGGTCAATTCCTATAGCTTTGAGCCATTTTCTTTTTGTATGTTCATTCTTGTGAAATCTATATTGAAACAAATatcaatgaaaacaataaattattaatgttagaTTAGGAAAATAATCAcaaagtgaatattatttggCTAAACcggttcaaaattattttacaatatcccTCACCAGGACATTAAAAAATCAGCTTTGAGTGAGTAAATTTCTAAAACCAATTGATACTCACCGATGAAAACGAACTACTGGACGATTGATTTTGGTGTTATCCGATTTATTATTGCACACTATACacttatgcatttttaaaacgtaggtagtgtatttattattattaaaaatcaagtaaaatagttaatacaagtGCAACCACCAAGACCAATTTAACAGGTCGGATATTGAAGTTAGCCTTATCAGTAGACAGTTATCTGTATTGTATGCACTTGGAACTTAGAAAAATGAACTCGATCAATGGATGTGGGTAGCCTCGATCACTCAGTCTTGGATTGTATACGACACCAGCTCTATTCCAGTCTTCTATAGGCCGATGATTGTGTTTAGAGGTGTAAGTTTTTCCGTGGTAGCTAATCCAGTCATCTACAAAATGGTTGAGTGGTGAGGTATCGTGTGTTGTATTTTTCAAAGGTATAGTatgttttaagtacctataatacattgaaaataatatgtctacCGCAATCTCGCCGAGTACTGTACAAAGCACATGAACGAAACCAACAAAAAGATAACTTTTTGATTTCACTGTCACAAATTTGATgagatattatttgtattattcaaaaTGAATGTTTGATAAGGACCTATTTATTGTTTGGCCGGACAAACACAcacggtaaaaataataatattcgatcaCGAAAACTACGAAAACGAACGACAACCGACTAGTGATAAGCCGAACTCTTGTAATCACGGTCTTGGATTATAACATCAGTATACCTAACTTCGGTTCGTTCCATCGGTACATAGTAACAAATTACCAAATGGTCCCCCACAATAGGAATTTTGTTCGTTCTACCTCCACGTACGACGTACGATTCTACCATCTATAACATTgaagattttcaagaagaaaaatttgataCGTATCGGTTTGGAATAGTTACGTACCGGCTCGTATCGAAGTCTGAGTCCGATACGTATCGCTTGTATATTGCACATGCAACTTCTTGAACTCTCATTTGTTCCTTGAAAATCTTTATTACTCATTTACACGAGAATAATTAcacacaaacaattattattaggcaGGAATGAATAAATCCggaaattattaggtacactgGCAAATATTTTTACGGGAGTGTACCGTCAAATGGGCCAACTTGGGGCCTGTGTTTAACTTGGgccaaaaatattatcttttggtTTTACCTCCATTACGGtcttttatcattaattaatgtgATACAAATATTCTGTTGTTatcttaacaatatttattatcactTTGGTAGTGTTGCAGCATCAAATTTTGAtcataagtattaattttatgtttagaatATCGTTTTGAAAAGGTCCGAAAACTTACACTCATACTCATTGAATTGGacgttttacataaaaattgattataacaaatatgTTCGGACATGTGTTAAATTTACTactctaaattataaattattataatcctgcatacatatttgtaaattacGTGTTACTTATTTAGTCCAACTTGAGCCAAGGTTATTCAACcctggttttttaatattatttacatattataatacctacttatttaattgataaacaAGAAAGTTGCCTACCTATTATGTAATACCTAACaagaatgttattattttttgatcttattatttttatttttattgtaatacttatttaattggtcaacaaaaatatttttatttttttttaaggttaatatattatactcactaggcacaaaaaatatttgttaaattcagaaaattgtatagtattttttaaaaattttaaatagtgccCCAAGTtggtttaagtaaattataaaataggtttttCATAAGAAAAACATGAGTGCCCCATGTTGTAGAAATTCAGTACAACATGGGGCATgcagaaaaatacaaaaaaaacatagaacGAATAATTTGTATGGTTCAAATGcaacagaaattaataaatcaaaccttaactgaaaaaaaaattttacattgcAAATACCTCTAGATCAATTAATCTTAAAGTTATTTGCAATAGAATTTCAAAATTGACCCGAGTTGGCCCGTTTGacggtaggtaataaaataggtaggtaccttacaaaataacataaatatacgaTAGGTATACGTTACATCAGAAAATATAACGCTGGAAAAATACTTCACTGGAATTAAATGCAccaaattcataatatacctacttgagAAGATCACTTATTACCTAAAGAAAATTGCTataaacgatattttatttgGGCACTCAAAGTTCAGTACTTCGATCACTTGTCGAGTATGATACCTAAgcagttaaaacaatattatatacctacctaccaattaCAGTTTAGCAGTTTTGAGCTCCGATAACccgatttttgaatttttccaaaataaattgaattaaatttaaaatgtttttattttcactatcaaaaaaaatgtgtattgctATTGTTTGTGTGAACTGTGAATacagaataacaataataactggCAGTCATATTATCGTGTCGGCCAAAATTGGCCCAAATGCCTGTGtgactataggtaggtacccatattTTATTGTCAAATAACCGGAAACGTGCATTTATACTGCACTAAAATAGCATCGGTATGCGGGCGAAGTCGACAAAttctatgtaggtaggtacgtataataatatagacttttCGTTTAAGAATTcccatttattaattatgtgtttttttcttcgaattacttttataagtattattaaaacgcTCTTCGCAGAATTCCTagttaattcatatttaaattatttcataacgataaatttaaaatcaaccgTTGATATTTATGGATATTTACCTAGATGATCTCAACACTGCAGTTTAGGCACCGGATACCGTCGAATGGGCAAACTTGGGCAAAAATATCACCTCCATAACAGTGTCTTGTCAATTTATTAATGCGAAACAAATTTCGTGTTGTTATGCTAACAATATGATTTAAACTCactttggtaggtacctaccaggtAGTGTCGCAGCATCACATTTTAAGCGTAGGtaactaataattgttattaattaattttacgtttAATATCTATCGTTTTTCTAACGTTCGAAAACTCACACTAATAGTTAATACCCATAGAAGGAGatgttttatatacaaattacataaaaaataatgtttggatGTGTGTAAAATGTACTTCCGTCAAACGGGCCAACTCGAGGCGTGTGTTTAACTTGGGCCAATTAATTGGCTAAAGTGCACTTTACCAACCCAtgcaaattttttgattttttttttttttggaacttatTCCTTAAATTTGTTAAGAAcaatggtgcaatcagaatttgacagtcagacttagtttcgaagtcaTGGCCTTTGGAAGTTCACAATTTTGAGTTTTCTTACGCATCGGCACAACGCTATACATTATCACATattgagcttttttttttattcttgagacatacctatattgatgaaattattaatgagtACATAGGTCTGTTGTCTGTAAAAAATAGATCTATAGAATGAactatttataagaatttttgttttaaattttctattcttagctataaaagttgaaaattatatatatttttaactactaaataatttgttaattctATTGACACTTAtagaattatactaaaataatacaaacatttctgttacttttcttgataaaataatttttagacgaatatattttagttgatagATTAGATaggcttaataatatattaagacctttaatagttaattgatatatattttttaaattattatttgaggtgtgaatagtataaatatatttaattatcatttgaagtaaaaattatgcaGGCACTATAAGCATGTAGGTACATCATACATTATGGAAAAACTTCaatacaattgtttattataatttaggaaaatagaaaaaagtcGCTCTTTATGTGatcctaatttaaaaaagtagaaactttttttataacagagttaagttaataaattttCCCATGGTAATTACGACAGTTAATAATAGTTTGGATCATAAAGTTNNNNNNNNNNNNNNNNNNNNNNNNNNNNNNNNNNNNNNNNNNNNNNNNNNGATTgagttatattttcttatacctTGAAATTAACATAAAGAATAGTGAAGTATATTTATATCCAAAATATAAAtcgaacaaattttaaaatatgatatattatgtgaaaacgAAATGAGAACAaggtatttattgataaaaataagataccggataataaattactgttgtcgagaaatgtaatgaaaatttaCCCTGTATAGTATCATAAgactcaataaattataaaatattaaaatattaaccattGGGCATTGAACATATTTGGTGTTAACTATTTTCaggttaacataatataaaatacaacaatgaattgtttagtataaataaataaaaatgttgcagACTTAAATGACATgggcaatatttttttagatgttACTGATAATTTGCTTCAGAAATTTgcttaattcataatttgaatgTAGAATGTTTCAAATCTTCAGTCACTTCAATACCTTTAAAGATTTGAAacagtaaacaaatatttttttttcttattttactcttattcatataatgtatattatatttaggtttaAAAAATTGAGCATTATAAACATT
It contains:
- the LOC100574825 gene encoding uncharacterized protein LOC100574825, which produces MHKCIVCNNKSDNTKINRPVVRFHRFHKNEHTKRKWLKAIGIDRCHEWQCVCSDHFLEENYKRRYCGILLRNAIPQPYDRNGFPSNYATQSNDVETGNNVILPMETNIIREEHIENAAVYNFNSPGRTSRLTRNNEE